A stretch of the Vigna radiata var. radiata cultivar VC1973A chromosome 7, Vradiata_ver6, whole genome shotgun sequence genome encodes the following:
- the LOC111242044 gene encoding uncharacterized protein LOC111242044: MLLALYGLSDDSSHVRVQILGSPVIPNFSSTCSGLLRIPSKPIIETSPHIDDSSVMVAQHDDKSRSRKPGKGRPKCDHCGKLGHRIDRCYALHGRPPRSAAMANSDPPPRPADHPTSSNTVDNPVVFNEFLRWYEDRQQSSSTTSASVACTGPEFETHDWHRM, encoded by the exons ATGCTGTTGGCATTATACGGACTCTCTGATGATTCCTCCCATGTCCGTGTTCAGATTTTAGGTTCTCCTGTCATACCCAACTTTTCTTCTACTTGTTCTGGTCTTTTGCGTATTCCGAGCAAACCAATCATTGAAACATCTCCTCATATTGATGATTCCTCTGTTATGGTTGCCCAACATGATGATAAAAGTCGGTCTCGCAAGCCAGGTAAAGGACGACCAAAATGTGACCACTGTGGCAAGTTAGGCCACAGAATTGATAGATGTTATGCGCTTCATGGACGTCCTCCTCGATCTGCAGCAATGGCTAATTCTGATCCACCTCCTCGGCCTGCAGACCATCCTACTTCATCAAATACTGTAGATAACCCTGTAGTCTTCAACGAATTTCTCAGATGGTATGAGGATCGTCAGCAATCTAGTTCCActacatctgcatctgttgcatgcACAG gACCGGAGTTCGAAACACATGATTGGCACAGGATGTGA